A single window of Amphiura filiformis chromosome 17, Afil_fr2py, whole genome shotgun sequence DNA harbors:
- the LOC140138296 gene encoding uncharacterized protein: protein MQMSSILLCQRQLLNKIKVSYLPNSTCFRGTKHFRRNMSVLGDHDDPEKSSNGPKKPSNGPEKPSNGPEKPSNNHVNPAVDPDADLGNSGGAPTNRDQLVRNLAIGGAAATVGIAATGIGAVVILPAIGFTAAGVAAGSFAAGMMSAAGNVAAGSAIAAAQSIGAAGFATGTYVAAGLGAGATGVGAAHIANRFKKGDDGGKEGGGGPPPPSTGGGSDNGGVGNRDGHNDSNVKSHDNGNSDSKL, encoded by the exons ATGCAAATGTCGTCAATATTATTGTGTCAACGGCaacttttgaacaaaataaaagtTTCATATCTACCAAATTCAACATGTTTCAGAGGAACCAAACATTTTAGAAGAAACATGAGTGTTTTAGGAG ATCATGACGACCCTGAAAAATCAAGCAACGGCCCTAAAAAACCAAGCAACGGCCCTGAAAAACCAAGCAACGGCCCTGAAAAACCAAGCAACAACCATGTGAATCCAGCTGTCGACCCCGATGCCGACCTTGGGAATTCGGGTGGTGCTCCTACTAACAG AGATCAATTGGTACGCAACCTGGCGATAGGAGGCGCCGCCGCAACAGTTGGAATTGCCGCTACTGGCATAGGAGCTGTTGTAATTTTACCAGCCATAGGCTTCACAGCAGCTGGAGTTGCTGCTGGATCTTTCGCTGCTGGAATGATGTCCGCAGCAGGAAATGTGGCTGCTGGCAGTGCCATTGCTGCTGCTCAAAGTATTGGTGCTGCTGGATTTGCTACAGGTACTTATGTAGCTGCTGGACTTGGTGCTGGAGCAACAGGCGTCGGAGCTGCTCATATAGCAAATCGATTCAAAAAGGGCGATGATGGTGGTAAGGAAGGCGGCGGTGGACCACCACCGCCTTCCACTGGTGGTGGTAGCGATAATGGTGGGGTCGGCAATAGAGATGGACACAATGATAGCAATGTAAAATCACATGACAACGGCAATTCAGACTCTAAATTATGA